TGACAATCCGGATTATCGAAATGGAGTAAAACAAAAAAAACTTCGTAGTTCTTATGGGGAAATCCCTATTGATGTTCCACAAGACCGTGACGGTGATTTTGAACCGCAGATAGTCCCTAAGCGAAAGAAGGACATATCAGAAATAGAACAAAAAATCATTGCTATGTCGGCAAAAGGTATGACAACAAGACAAATTTC
The DNA window shown above is from Hominilimicola fabiformis and carries:
- a CDS encoding transposase, with the translated sequence MARRRRERMSEGKKNIIAGLIQEYDIKTAEDIQEALKDLLGGTIQEMMEAELDEHLGYDEYERSDNPDYRNGVKQKKLRSSYGEIPIDVPQDRDGDFEPQIVPKRKKDISEIEQKIIAMSAKGMTTRQIS